In Glandiceps talaboti chromosome 6, keGlaTala1.1, whole genome shotgun sequence, one DNA window encodes the following:
- the LOC144436437 gene encoding NXPE family member 3-like: MSILRYSSAFVIGICLGIIVPMQYVFRQNEMVPVVYQSQPKSTYMDRVRETSSLQSSVDCTKISRQQDVDVDKMIPVSHDDIFPYKKFDSFAMDWNGIVEEFELMYSNLKRNGTGKHWIFDKQGPGSFGLFSISKSKCVNFFIMSKHLSTILTEVITLVLEAATLEKIDMDTIKGTLLYLFSEAQSIKRGGFIHVVVESYDGYGNKRLRGGDFLQAVMSNDRFKQRTAGRIFDYLNGTYSIYFFAGWQGDATITVKMYTAREAILFLNNMYSSSGQHLQWTGYFSDGNTTQSSICNVIYQDIWEEKCEFVNPLSLGSTAFVCDKPDNLSCNTIYDTGHNVIDMDEKTAEEITGKQYLFKIAQNDQPIDHPIDVKISDSDVQLKLPSCGPDLPIPLSNGYWSDNLTFVPLMCQSQQWTPDDAVTCLSGKHLHFYGGSSLQSNLKVLKPFLGDHLNAQANVLFHGQFVALRMGIINQTLRGNPFEADYIDKIECTTHTPVLVMNFCFHFGSWPSRAYLDRLFAAKLALVRLTKRCPNSIILFKLSHPRSKATLQQSVHSANYRFYDMNRMARRVLGGIGIRFLDVWDLVLSHSHENDIHPPSFIVQQQIHLMLSFICPHMVKQK, translated from the exons ATGAGTATTCTACGCTATTCTTCTGCATTCGTTATTGGAATATGTCTTGGTATTATTGTACCAATGCAATATGTCTTCAGACAG AATGAAATGGTACCAGTAGTTTATCAATCTCAACCTAAATCAACATATATGGACAGAGTGCGTGAGACGTCATCGTTACAATCATCAGTAGATTGCACTAAAATATCAAGACAGCAAGATGTAGACGTTGATAAGATGATACCTGTCAGCCATGACGATATATTTCCCTATAAAAAGTTTGATTCTTTTGCAATGGATTGGAATGGTATTGTTGAGGAATTTGAGTTGATGTACAGTAATCTGAAGAGAAACGGAACAGGAAAGCATTGGATATTTGATAAACAAGGACCGGGGTCGTTTGGATTATTTTCAATCTCGAAATCAAA ATGTGTCAACTTCTTTATCATGTCAAAGCACCTTTCAACTATTTTGACTGAAGTTATAACTTTGGTGTTGGAGGCAGCCACATTGGAGAAAATTGACATGGATACTATAAAAGGAACTCT GTTATACCTGTTTTCTGAGGCACAATCTATCAAAAGAGGTGGATTTATTCACGTAGTTGTGGAATCATATGATGGATACGGAAACAAACGCTTGAGGGGAGGTGATTTCCTGCAGGCAGTGATGTCAAACGACAGATTCAAACAAAGAACAGCTGGGAGAATATTTGATTACCTAAATGGCACCTATAGTATATACTTCTTTGCTGGATGGCAGGGAGATGCAACCATCACTGTTAAAATGTACACCGCCAGAGAGGCTATCCTGTTTCTGAACAATATGTACAGTAGTAGTGGTCAACATCTACAGTGGACTGGCTACTTTAGTGACGGTAACACAACCCAATCAAGCATCTGCAATGTCATATACCAAGACATTTGGGAAGAAAAGTGTGAGTTTGTAAACCCACTGTCTCTTGGGAGCACAGCATTTGTTTGTGATAAACCTGACAACTTATCTTGTAACACAATATATGATACAGGCCACAATGTAATTGACATGGATGAAAAAACTGCAGAGGAGATCACAGGCAAACagtatcttttcaaaat AGCGCAAAATGACCAACCAATTGACCATCCTATCGATGTCAAAATTTCAG ATTCAGATGTCCAATTGAAGCTTCCATCATGTGGACCTGATCTTCCCATTCCATTATCCAATGGTTATTGGAGTGACAACCTGACCTTTGTACCACTGATGTGCCAAAGTCAACAGTGGACACCAGATGATGCTGTAACATGTCTATCAGGGAAGCATTTGCATTTTTATGGAGGTTCAAGTTTACAATCCAACCTGAAGGTGCTAAAGCCTTTTTTAGGTGATCATCTCAATGCTCAAGCAAATGTACTATTTCATGGTCAATTTGTAGCTCTACGAATGGGTATAATTAATCAGACATTAAGAGGGAACCCCTTTGAAGCTGATTACATTGATAAAATAGAATGTACGACCCATACACCAGTTTTAGTCATgaatttctgttttcattttggATCATGGCCTTCAAGGGCCTATTTAGATAGACTCTTTGCTGCTAAATTAGCTCTGGTTCGACTAACAAAACGATGTCCTAATTCTATTATACTCTTTAAATTGTCCCATCCACGTTCCAAGGCAACTTTACAGCAATCTGTACATAGTGCTAATTATCGATTCTATGATATGAATAGAATGGCTCGCAGGGTGTTAGGTGGTATTGGGATCCGATTCCTGGATGTCTGGGATCTAGTCTTATCTCATTCACATGAAAACGACATACATCCCCCTTCATTCATAGTTCAACAACAAATACATCTAATGCTCTCATTCATATGCCCACACATGGTGAAACAAAAgtag